The following coding sequences lie in one Leishmania panamensis strain MHOM/PA/94/PSC-1 chromosome 19 sequence genomic window:
- a CDS encoding protein kinase, putative (TriTrypDB/GeneDB-style sysID: LpmP.19.0340), with protein MSTSDRLTDAYHSSESSAKALSFTLTDAHCVKCRKALKASIAPFAASSFQASRAAMMDDDLTPGLADLDFTAVSAVCSPTFLQREFFEASITSESAGGSSALLQSVVNRRDISLADISRMRLEGCRARHTSFTATASLRGSTASSLRSTSALPINSLTCRMRDQAGIFSKTTSAATPVASQAPACSPFIGLGGSIYRRPSLSSARTSALDTSAAILQHMAYDTAAHVEAVCNAPSLAGTPSTTTSACDSVAPPPLQPTPHHLVHTDVSAHGGKVVECGNSIPLGVSCNGSDQHTSLLQVTHTRPYASAANSPSPLNSFSELELRNGQLSAGDFLRLSAQTSATCLASDAVVAKAASDSQHSSSLPPLGGPLSATRRQAHDTKDHRTPYPSEAAATLLEVIPTSTAAAATMEMARRTSPRQTRDVSVYNHDFQHIVPPEVKQALQRNMCPICEDDEDDDALLHDGLNVQRPPPLTSFANGAHTMHEDHYSLDTPSLYVYTRGVASRGSGAGTTISFPSGSPRAPSQLSTSPSAPALSAAASSIGAWHAGGTGGGKSIHQIGSGSAETMIAGLSISGTGVPFQTWKFPSLGKPSSTFSLRKTSLGEHGNAEALLGSAVGGVGPARQSAAPFSEHSSYPTRASLTSGSRQQQCSEYPLLNHNELQATSRGSTLTTVATPYSPVAAIPQSGADDVGHCATSLFSGVGCTHQTASGARGNSIHCTSGASRGLTQRAVAADSSSGTVGCSSVAADGGNTHKLEMVCTAYERLLCARLPANSVAAAFPKTLQTLISRNLTETVMPPLHPSPSAHSAPQAPQVAATTPVAAVVGFESASQGDVSPSMSYSGTLGRSAGYYSFGKRISLSHPNRQTLPHQFLGSTSNSHTVPSSPRMAMLSISAVADLIVASSGKSSGPNMTSSSTARMQRGTLDLSLLRRTESRPLLQLTLFLQSTLRSICEAQSRHTRTEREEVVGRGRGSTSTSLSTLTAAAVNVLPTAESSMDEYLHQYTFPEDALSTAGAPSPARVADVQTCEGEARASQMQMAGFMAIAETASSMTLASAVTTASAVSPARESNRTNNSSTHVPSSDSILQSPCLSSTGKRANVSSVPVNCTQDEQKQLTQLPKQTEMCIDPTADAAAAVMKSYVTLNNSPTAAADVSATYERNGGPPHRYYRALTEAERLVRHVHCVDGVEREVDNDSMDLVVYVGMHLMGWLEVVGLLGCGSFGQVFLCKDLRICDGHFVHPNEIEGEDYEYWNCSHAYLPFSSVDAVPTHRPLVAVKVVKSVPLLEQQSVLEAEMLVLIGAQTAPPSARAAEGASESATPTSATAAGDYNGANSPPPEDLRCANIAKVLADGICYGHHCIVMERYGANLYEYIAANDHQGLPMYQIRAIGAQLFSALSLVHEECHIIHADIKPENVLLALDFCRTTLRVKDEPLPRTVAVPTTKAPAGTASNSNSSTIPVTTKTLHSVPPQTTSARVVHGSQRDTSPNEEPPWHQQRTESMMPSSSTPAERSYITLRVGPGAVARQRLGLNGKRQSSNVLLDASFSEAAVAKDKGHGFCHLRSFSTSHATIVEHTDLPTPEPRRLQALNQSCGMLSSGTLLQSLGSGSFSTHSRFTMQAPAAPVEEAPAVPAASATSHLHVRLIDFSSSCYDGGPFYQYIQSRYYRAPEVIVGASYNSAIDVWSTGCLLAELLLGMPLLPGCNDHHQLSLIEEMVDLLPDSMVESGDNAGLFYTAAATVGDGSADTVLRQPRSFVLRTRENYLQISGGELLPYNRYFTYQTLQELVRHCPLTLEERRMSNGLQPYVSANESSAIPPDATPLPSVRSDMMKQRFLLFDLLKRLLQTDPTLRPTAAQALKHPFFSSSPPYFTTFALE; from the coding sequence cctcctcgtTCCAAGCAAGCAGAGCAGCCATGATGGACGATGACCTAACGCCGGGCTTGGCAGACTTAGACTTCACTGCAGTGTCGGCTGTATGTAGCCCGACGTTCCTCCAGCGCGAGTTTTTTGAGGCTTCCATCACCTCCGAAagcgctggcggcagcagcgccttacTTCAGTCAGTGGTGAACCGCCGCGACATATCTCTTGCTGACATCTCCCGAATGAGATTGGAAGGCTGCCGTGCGCGGCACACATCCTTTACCGCTACCGCGTCACTACGCGGCAGCACAGCCTCCTCGCTGCGGTCCACCTCGGCCTTACCCATAAATTCACTGACCTGCCGCATGCGTGATCAAGCAGGGATCTTCAGCAAAACGACCTCGGCAGCCACACCGGTAGCGTCACAAGCGCCTGCCTGCTCGCCCTTTATTGGACTTGGCGGCTCAATCTACCGCCGCCCTAGCCTGTCATCTGCGCGAACAAGCGCACTGGATACATCGGCTGCCATTCTTCAGCACATGGCGTACGACACAGCGGCTCACGTCGAGGCCGTGTGCAATGCTCCGTCTCTCGCTGGTACTCCGTCCACTACCACCTCCGCTTGTGACTCTGTCGCGCCGCCCCCGCTGCAGCCAACGCCTCATCATCTAGTGCATACCGATGTCAGTGCCCATGGCGGCAAGGTGGTTGAATGTGGTAATTCAATTCCTCTAGGGGTCAGCTGTAACGGCAGCGACCAGCACacgtcactgctgcaggtAACGCATACGCGACCGTACGCTAGCGCTGCGaactctccctctccgctgaACTCGTTCTCTGAGTTGGAACTGCGCAACGGGCAGCTGAGCGCTGGCGATTTTTTACGTCTGTCTGCACAAACCTCAGCCACTTGTCTTGCTAGCGATGCCGTAGTTGCCAAAGCGGCATCGGACTCGCAGCACAGCTCATCACTTCCTCCCCTGGGTGGACCTCTGTCCGCCACACGGCGACAGGCGCATGACACAAAGGACCATCGCACACCGTATCCctcagaggcggcagcaacacTGCTCGAGGTCATTCCAACAtcgaccgccgctgccgccaccatgGAGATGGCCCGGCGGACTTCACCGCGCCAGACGCGCGACGTCAGCGTCTACAACCACGACTTTCAGCATATTGTCCCTCCGGAAGTAAAGCAGGCACTCCAGCGCAACATGTGCCCCATctgcgaggacgacgaggacgacgacgccctGCTGCATGACGGACTGAATGTGCAgagaccaccgccgctgacaTCCTTCGCGAATGGGGCGCACACCATGCATGAGGATCACTACAGTTTGGACACGCCGTCCCTTTACGTGTACACTCGTGGTGTCGCCAGCAGAGGTAGCGGTGCCGGTACGACGATCAGCTTCCCTTCGGGTTCGCCTCGCGCACCCAGTCAACTGTCCACTTCACCAAGCGCACCGGCGCtctcagcagccgcatccTCGATAGGCGCCTGGCACGCAGGTGGCACTGGTGGTGGTAAGTCGATTCACCAAATTGGTAGTGGCTCGGCAGAGACAATGATAGCTGGCCTGAGTATCAGCGGCACCGGAGTACCCTTCCAGACATGGAAGTTTCCGAGCCTGGGCAAGCCGAGCTCCACATTCTCGCTGCGCAAAACATCGCTTGGAGAGCACGGAAACGCAGAGGCGTTGCTAGGAAGCGCGGTAGGGGGTGTGGGTCCGGCACGCCAATCAGCTGCGCCATTCTCTGAGCACAGCAGCTACCCCACTCGCGCGTCCCTCACGTCAGgatcgcggcagcagcaatgtAGTGAGTATCCTCTGCTTAACCATAACGAACTCCAGGCCACCAGCAGGGGCAGCACCCTAACCACGGTAGCGACGCCGTACTCTCCCGTGGCGGCCATTCCCCAGTCTGGCGCTGACGACGTTGGTCATTGTGCGACATCACTGTTCTCTGGTGTGGGCTGTACGCATCAAACGGCCTCAGGTGCGCGTGGCAACTCGATCCACTGCACCAGCGGTGCAAGTAGGGGCCTCACGCAacgtgctgttgctgcggacTCGTCATCCGGTACGGTCGGTTGCTCAAgtgtcgccgctgacggtggcAATACCCATAAGCTGGAGATGGTGTGCACAGCCTACGAGCGTCTACTGTGCGCACGGCTTCCCGCCAacagcgtcgctgcggcctTCCCGAAGACTCTGCAGACACTGATCTCACGAAATCTGACCGAGACAGTGatgccgccactgcacccCTCCCCGTCGGCGCACTCCGCCCCGCAAGCACCGCAAGTTGCTGCCACCACTCCGGTAGCAGCCGTCGTTGGCTTCGAGTCGGCCAGCCAGGGCGACGTCTCTCCATCGATGTCCTACTCCGGCACTTTGGGCCGCTCGGCGGGTTACTACAGCTTTGGCAAGCGCATCAGTCTCAGTCACCCGAACAGGCAGACGCTGCCACACCAATTCCTCGGCAGTACATCAAACTCACACACGGTaccgtcgtcgccgcgcaTGGCGATGCTGAGCATTTCTGCAGTGGCAGACTTGATCGTGGCTTCGAGCGGTAAAAGCAGTGGCCCAAACATGACGTCTTCCTCCACTGCGCGCATGCAGCGAGGCACTTTGGatttgtcgctgctgcgccgcaccgagtcccgtccgctgctgcagttgaCGCTGTTCTTGCAAAGTACTCTGCGCTCCATCTGTGAGGCACAGTCTCGGCACACGcggacggagagagaggaagtcGTGGGtcgtgggagagggagcacctccaccagctTGTCAACGCTaacggcagccgcagtgAATGTGCTACCCACGGCGGAATCTTCGATGGATGAGTACCTGCACCAGTATACCTTTCCAGAAGATGCGTTGAGCACGGCTggtgcgccgtcgccggcgaGGGTAGCCGACGTCCAAACATgcgaaggagaagcgagagcaAGCCAGATGCAGATGGCAGGCTTCATGGCGATCGCCGAAACCGCTTCGTCCATGACTCTTGCTTCCGCGGTCACTACGGCGAGCGCAGTGTCCCCCGCCCGAGAGTCGAACAGGacgaacaacagcagcactcACGTCCCGTCATCGGACTCTATATTGCAGTCTCCCTGTTTGTCCTCAACGGGAAAGCGAGCCAACGTCTCGAGTGTGCCCGTCAACTGTACCCAGGACGAGCAGAAGCAGCTGACGCAGCTCCCCAAGCAGACCGAGATGTGCATAGACCCCActgccgacgctgctgctgctgtaaTGAAGAGCTACGTGACTCTCAACAACAGtcctactgctgctgccgacgtTTCTGCGACATATGAAAGGAACGGAGGCCCGCCTCATCGGTACTACCGCGCCCtcacggaggcggagcgcctCGTGCGTCACGTTCACTGCGTCGATGGGGTAGAACGGGAGGTGGACAACGACTCTATGGACTTGGTTGTGTATGTTGGCATGCACCTGATGGGTTGGTTGGAGGTGGTGGGCTTACTTGGCTGCGGCAGCTTTGGTCAAGTATTCCTCTGCAAGGACTTGCGCATCTGCGACGGCCATTTTGTTCATCCAAACGAGATTGAGGGCGAGGACTACGAGTACTGGAACTGCTCCCACGCCTACCTCCccttcagcagcgtcgacgcCGTGCCGACACATCGACCGCTTGTCGCCGTGAAGGTGGTTAAaagcgtgccgctgctggagcagcaaTCCGTTCTGGAGGCGGAGATGCTTGTGCTCATCGGCGCGCAGACTGCGCCACCCTCAGCGcgcgcagcagagggagCCAGTGAGTCAGCCACACCGACATCAGCAACTGCGGCAGGTGATTACAATGGCGCCAATtcaccaccgccagaggacctgcgctgcgccaacATTGCAAAGGTGCTCGCCGACGGCATCTGTTATGGTCATCACTGCATTGTGATGGAGAGGTACGGCGCAAACCTCTACGAGTACATCGCCGCGAATGACCATCAAGGGCTCCCCATGTACCAAATCCGCGCTATCGGTGCACAACTTttctccgctctctcgctcgtgcACGAGGAGTGCCACATCATTCATGCTGACATCAAGCCAGAAAATGTGCTCCTGGCGCTTGACTTTTGCAGAACCACACTGCGTGTGAAGGATGAACCCTTGCCCAGAACAGTTGCCGTGCCAACTACGAAAGCCCCTGCTGGGACTGCGAGCAACAGCAACTCCAGCACCATCCCAGTCACGACCAAGACCCTGCATAGCGTTCCACCGCAGACGACGTCTGCCAGAGTGGTGCATGGCTCTCAGCGCGATACGTCGCCGAATGAAGAACCGCCgtggcaccagcagcgcaccgagTCTATGATGCCGTCGTCTTCGACGCCGGCAGAGCGCTCTTACATCACACTGCGAGTGGGTCCTGGCGCGGTTGCTCGTCAGCGTCTCGGCCTGAACGGAAAGCGCCAAAGCTCGAACGTCCTCCTGGACGCCTCTTTCTCCGAAGCGGCGGTTGCAAAGGACAAAGGTCACGGCTTTTGCCACCTCCGCTCCTTCTCGACCAGCCACGCTACCATCGTGGAGCACACGGACCTGCCGACTCCCGAGCCGCGCCGCCTTCAGGCGCTCAATCAGTCGTGCGGGATGCTCTCCAGCGGCACGCTCTTGCAAAGCCTCGGCAGTGGTAGTTTCAGCACCCACAGCCGATTCACGATGCaggcgcctgctgcgcccgTAGAGGAAGCGCCAGCGGTGCCAGCGGCATCGGCCACCTCGCACCTGCATGTTCGGCTCATCGATTTCAGCTCCAGCTGCTACGACGGTGGCCCGTTTTACCAGTACATCCAGTCCCGCTACTATCGTGCGCCCGAGGTCATTGTAGGGGCGTCGTACAACTCTGCCATCGACGTATGGTCAACTGGCTGCTTGcttgcggagctgctgctgggcatgccgctgcttcccGGCTGCAACGATCACCACCAGCTTTCGCTCATTGAGGAGATGGTTGATCTGCTGCCCGACTCCATGGTAGAGAGCGGCGATAACGCCGGCTTGTTTtacaccgcagcagcgacagttggcgatggcagcgccgatactgtgctgcggcagcctcGATCGTTTGTGTTGCGCACGCGGGAGAACTACCTGCAGATCAGTGGCGGTGAACTGTTGCCGTACAACCGCTATTTCACCTACCAAACCCTGCAGGAGCTGGTGCGACATTGCCCTTTAACGCTCGAGGAGCGCCGCATGAGCAACGGACTGCAGCCGTACGTGTCGGCTAACGAGTCCTCGGCGATTCCCCCCGatgcgacgccgctgccgtcggtgCGGTCTGACATGATGAAGCAGCGCTTTTTGCTCTTTGATTTGCTGAAACGTCTCCTTCAGACGGACCCCACACTGCGCCCCACCGCGGCACAGGCGCTGAAGCACCCGTTCTTCAGCTCATCCCCGCCATACTTCACGACCTTCGCACTCGAGTGA